One window from the genome of Diospyros lotus cultivar Yz01 chromosome 11, ASM1463336v1, whole genome shotgun sequence encodes:
- the LOC127813142 gene encoding vacuolar protein sorting-associated protein 25-like: MQKLGDFKLPHFFNYPPYFTLQPVKDTREKQIQLWKELVLDFCRAQNIFIIELENDFPLFPNPVIERSLSHEAREVFLSSLVSEGRAEWMDKGHRKCLILWHRIQDWADSIFGFGILFTASPKPG, translated from the exons ATGCAGAAATTGGGAGATTTCAAGCTGCCCCACTTCTTCAATTATCCACCTTACTTCAC CTTGCAGCCAGTTAAGGACACTAGGGAAAAGCAGATACAACTTTGGAAGGAACTAGTACTTGATTTCTGTAGagctcaaaatatttttataattgaacTCGAAAATGACTTTCCTCTGTTCCCAAATCCTGTAATTGAAA GGTCTCTAAGTCATGAAGCTAGGGAGGTATTCCTGTCATCCTTAGTTTCTGAAG GCCGTGCAGAATGGATGGATAAGGGACACAGAAAATGCCTTATCCTCTGGCACCGCATCCAAGATTGGGCTGACTCGATTTTTGGATTC GGGATATTATTCACTGCcagtcccaagcccggataa